ATGTGCGGCGTGCCGATCCGGCTGAACAGGATGCGCAGCATGGCGGCGGCGTCGGTGGCGGTTCCGACCGTGGACCGCGGGTCGGCACCCATCCGCTCCTGGTCCACGATGATCGCCGTCGTCAGCCCGTCGAGCAGGTCGACCTCCGGCCGGGCCAAGGTCGGCATGAACCCCTGCACGAACGCGCTGTAGGTCTCGTTGATCATCCGCTGCGACTCGGCCGCGATGGTGGCGAACACCAGCGAGCTCTTGCCGGAACCCGAGACCCCGGTGAAGACCGTCAGCCGGCGCTTCGGGAGCTCGACGCTCACGTCCTTGAGGTTGTTCTCCCGCGCACCCTGTACGCGGATCAGGTCGTGGCTGTCGGCGACGTGCGGCGCGGGCGGCTGCGCGGCTGGTTTCGCTGCCGTTTTGGGGGCCTTGGTCATCGGGTCTCCATCTGTGCGGCGTTCGGGTGCTCGGCTGCCACGCTAGCCGGGCCGCGGACGCGCCCGCTTCTCGATTCCTGACCGGCCGCGGTCGGGGGGCCGGCCGTCCTCAGGACCGGGGTGCGTCGAGCGTGGGGCCGGGCGGACGGACGGCACCGATGCGGGCCGGCAGGGCTGTGCAGGCGGCGATCACCAGGCCGGTGCCGAGCAGCACCGCGGCCAGCTGCCACAGCGGCGGCACGGTGAGCGGGTCGTCGTCCAGCACCTGGGCCAGTCCCAGCCCGCAGGCCACCCCGAGCAGCGCCCCGGCCAGGGCGGGCAGCACCTGAGCCGACGACAGTCCGCCGCTGATCTGGGCCGGGGTCGCGCCGAGTGCCCGGGCCAGCGCCGCCGACGGCCGGGTGTCCAGCGTGGTCGCCCAGACCAGGCAGATGGTGTTGACCACCGCCTGGACGGCCAGCATGACCGTGATCACCAGCAGCCCCTGGGTCATCGCGAGCCTCGGGTCCAGCCCGGGTGCCGCCTCCTCGAACCGGTGCGCCCGGGTGGCGAGCGCGCAGGTGACTCCCGTGATCGTCACCGCCACCGCGAACACGCCCAGCCAGGTGCGGCGCGGCCGCCGGGCCGCGATCCGGAGGGCGAGCAGCAGCGGAACCGGCAACCGTGCGGAGAGCGCGATCAGCCGGGGCCGGCGGCGCGGCGGGCGGACAGTGCCGGCCAGCGCCCGCATGGTGCTGGTCCGGGCGGCGCGTACCGCCGGGACGAAGGTCGCCGCCGCGGCGATCCCCAGCGCCGCCGTCATCACCGAGACGATCGTCGTCACGGTGAACGGGGCCGGGGCGGCCCGGCCGAGCAGCCCGGCGCTGGGGGTGGTGAGCACCGGGGCGAGCAGCCGTCCGGCGGCCAGCCCGGTGACACTGGCCAGCAGAGCGATGACCAGGTGCTCGACGAGCAGCACCGCCGCGACCAGCTCGGGGGTGGCGCCGACGGCCTTGAGCAGGCCCACCCGGCGGGTCTGGTCGGCCATCCGGGTGCCGACCAGCACCACGATGCTGGCCAGCGCGATCAGGCCGAGCAGCCAGCTGCCGAGCAGCATCGAGAACTGGTTGGCCTCGGTCAGCCAGGCGTTCAGGACCTGCACGTCCTGCCAGGTCATCAGGGTGAAGTTGCCGTTGCCGGTGACGTGGGCGGCGGCGAACGCGGGTGCGGCCTCCTCGTCGGCGAGCTTCACGTTCAGCACGTAGCCGAGGGCGTCCCGGCCGGCGAGCGAACGAGTGTCGGCTTCGGTGAGCCAGATCAGGCCGGCCGGGCCGAGGGTGAACGGGCTCGGTCCGACGTCTGCCGTCGGCGGCCCGTTCGGCGGTCCGGTCGGCGGCAGCGGCTTGGCGGCGCCGCCCCAGCACGGGGCGAAGCACACCTTCGGGTACTGCCCGGACGCCGCGGTCACCGCGAGTCCGGCGACGTTGAAGGGGCGTCCTCCGATGTCGACCCTGTCACCGGTACGGATGCCGAGCGCCTTGGCGAACCCGGCTTCCAGCACCGCGCCGCCGGGGTGAGTCCACTCTCCGGCCGTCAGGGCCGGCCGGTCGACCGGGGCCGACTCGGTGTCGCGGCCCTGCAGCCAGGCGGTCACCGGCCGGCCGCCGACGGTCATCGTCTTCTGGGTGTACGGGTACGGTCCGCTGACCGCGACCACACCCGGCTCCCCCGCCAGTCGCCGCAGCTCGGCCAGGTCGGCCGGACGGCCGGGCGCGGGCGCTGTCCCGGCCACGACGTCCGGCCCGGCGGTCACCGCCCGGGTGCGCTGGTTGGGTTGGTCGGTCACCCCTTGCAGCACCAGCCCGACGGTCAACGTGGTGGTGGCCGCCGCGAGCGCGAGGAGCAGCAGCGCGGCCTGGCCCGGGCGGCGCCGAAGGTCCCGTACGGCCAGCCGGCCCACCAGCAGGATCCGGCTCATCGCTCGCTCCCCCAACCCGCCAGCCCGGACAACAGGCCGCCGCTGCCGTGGCTCAGCCGGGTCTCCTCGACGAACACGCCGTCCCGCATCGAGATCAGCCGGTCCGCGGCGGCCGCCACCCGGGCGTCGTGAGTGACGATCACCTGGGTCTGCCCGTCCGACCGCAGGGCGTCCAACAGCCGCAGCACATCCGCGGTGGACGCGCTGTCCAGGTTGCCGGTCGGCTCGTCGGCCAGCACCGCCAGCGGCTCGTTGCTCAGCGCCCTGGCCACCGCGACCCGCTGCCGCTCGCCACCGGACAGGTCCGCGGGCAGCCGCCCGGCCTGCTCGGCCAGCCCGACCTGTTCCAACAGTGCCTGCGCCCGGCTGCGCGCACGGGCGGACGAACGACCGGCCAGGAGCGCCGGCAGTTCGACGTTCTCCACCGCCGTCAGCTCGTCCATCAGGTGGAACGACTGGAACACGAACCCGATCGCGTCCCGCCGCAGCCGGGCCAGCTTCCGTTCGCTCATCCCGGTGAGCGGCCGCCCGGCCACCCACACCTCGCCGCCGCTGGGACGCTGCAGCCCACCCATGAGCTGCAGCAAGGTGGACTTGCCGCACCCGCTCGGCCCCATCACGGCGACCGTCTCGCCCTGCGCCACCTCGAGGTCCACACCGCTCAGCGCGGTCACCAGACCTGTTCCCCGGCCGTACGTCATCCGCAGGTCGCGGGCACACAGCACTGCGTTCATGGCTTCCCTCTCCCCGATATGCCCTTGGGTGGCGCGGCCCAGAACCGGGCACACGCCTCCAGCCACTGCAGATCCGCCTGCAGGCGGAGCACCACGCCTTCCAGCAGCAGCCCGGCCGGCGACTCGGCGGGCTCGGCCAGTGCCGCCCGCTGCACCACGGCGAGCTCGGCGAGTACGGCGTGCCGTTGGGCGTCCACGATCCGCGCCGGATCACCCAGCCCGGCCGCGGCCGCCGCCACCAACTTGAGATGGAACTCCGCCGGTGCCGGCTTCGGCCAGCTGGTGTCGGCCAGCCACTCGGCCACCCGGTCGCGCCCCGCCGGAGTCAGCGCATAGACCTTGCGATCCGGCCGATCCGCCTGCCCGACCCGTTTGACGTCGACCAGCCCGGCCCGCTCCAGCCGGTTCAGGGTCACATAGACCTGACCCTCCTTGAGAGCCTCGGCCAACGGCCCGAGGGCCAGCTGCAACCGGGCCCGCAACTGGTAGCCGTGCGAGCCCTCCTTCGCCAGCAGCGCGAGCAGCACTTCCTGCACCACACCCAGTTGAATCCCGCGCGACGGTTCCCGCTCCGACGCGGCCACAGCTTCAGGCATCGCTCACATCCCCAACGGTTAGGTATTCAAGCTAAACCGTTAGGTACGAGCGGTCAAGGGTGCGCCGAGCGGGAAGGTCGATCGTGGTGCGCGCACGGCAGAACGTTCGTCTGGCGGGGAAGCGAACGTGCCGGAACGGGTCGACGGCGGTGCACGCCGGCCCGTACGCCGAAGTGGGGCCTCAGCCCTGGCGCCTGTCGGGCCCCGGCCTCCTGGCCGGCTCCTGGCCGGCTCCTGGCCGGCTCCTGGCCGGCTCCTGGCCGGCTCCCGGCCGGCTCCCGGCCAGTCTGATCAGGTCTGCCCTAGAAACCGAGCCGGCGCAGCTGCTTGGGATCGCGCTGCCAGTCCTTGGCGACCTTGACCCGCAGGTCGAGGTAGACCGGCGTACCCAGCAGCGTCTCGATCTGCTTGCGCGCCGTGGTGCCCACCTCCACCAGCCGGCGACCCTTGGCGCCGATGACGATCGCCTTCTGGCTGGGGCGTTCGACGAACAGGTGGGCGTAGATGTCGAGTAGCGGCCGGTCCTGCGGGCGGTCCTCCCGCAGCCCCATCTCCTCCACCAGTACGGCGATCGAGTGGGGCAGCTCCTCGCGGACACCCTCGAGGACGGCCTCGCGGATGAGTTCGGCGACAAGCACCTCCTCGGGCTCGTCGGTCAGCTCGCCCTCGGGGTAGAGCGGCGGCCCCGGCGGCAGCTTGCCGACGAGCAGGTCGGCGAGCAGGTCCACCCGGGTGCCGTCCTGAGCCGACACCGGGACGATGTCGTCCCACTCGACGCCGGTGTCCTTGGTCATCGCCGCGACCGCGGTGAGGTGCTCGACCATGCGGCTCGGGTCGACCAGGTCGGACTTGGTGACGATCGCGACCGTGGGACGCCTGCGTACCTTCGAGATCTCGTTGACCAGGAAGCGGTCGCCGGGCCCGATGCGTTCGTCGGCCGGCAGGCACACCCCCACGGCGTCGACCTCGCCGAGGGTGCTGAGGACGAGCGCGTTCAGCCGCTCGCCGAGCAGGGTGCGCGGTTTGTGCAGACCTGGGGTGTCGACCAGGACCAGCTGGGCGTCGGGCCGGTTGACGATCCCCCGCACCGTGTGCCGGGTCGTCTGCGGCCGTGACGACGCGATGGCCACCTTGCGGCCGACCAGGGCGTTCGTCAACGTGGACTTGCCGGTGTTGGGTCGCCCGACCAGGCAGGCGAACCCGCTCCGGAACTGCGTCGTAGCCTCGCTCACCCGGCCGATTGTCCCCTATCCGGTGTGGGCGACCGTCCGGACGGTCCCGTCCGGCCCGGCGACCATGACCGGGACGCCGGCGCCGGCCAGGTCGGCCACCGCGGCGACGTCCTCCGCCGGGGCCTCGACCGCCTCGGTGACCACGGCCGCCGCCTCCAGCCCGTCGGCGCCGCTGGACACGGCCATCGCCACCGCGAGCCGGAGAGCGGACAGCCGCAGCGACGGGAGATCCACCGTCGCGGCGGTGTAGGTGCGTCCGGTGGTGTCGCGGACGCCGGCGCCTTCGGCGGCCCCGGCGCGCGCTCTGGTCGAGCGGGCCAGGGTGATGATCTTGGCGTCTTCGGGATCGAGCTCGGCACTGGTCACCCGGCGATCCTAGGCAAACCACTCGCCGCGCGTCGCCGCCGAGTCTGCCCTGTCACCCATTTCGGAGTACGACCTTCCCGGCGTGTCCGTAGCCAGGGAGTCACCACCTGCTCCGGCCTGTCCCTCAGCACCCGCTCCACCCGACTCCGGATTCTTCCGCGGAAGAATCCATGCCCGTTCCTCGACCCGGAACAGTTGCCCGCCTGCCCGAACAGTTGCCCGCCCCGATCCGCTCCACAACCCCCTCGACGCCTGCTCAGCGACCAGACGGAGCGGCGAGCTCGACGGACGGCGGATTCTTCCGCGGAAGAATCCGCCGTCGTTGACGCTCATCGGATTCTGTCGTTCGGAGGGACCTCGACCCGGTGCGGCGCAGGTGGAGCTCTCGTCGGTCTTGATGAGCCTCATCGACCAGCCGGCCATCGGATCCCGGCTGCCTGTCGGTGGCCAGTTCTACCATCGAACGCATGAGCGATTTCAATACCCCTGCGACCGTATTCGCTGCCGCGCCGACAGACCCCTCTGGCCCCTCGCCCGCACCGCGGGCTCGGATTCCACGTCCGGCCATGCCCGACCAGGCAGACACCGGAGATGGACCGCCACTGCCGACGTCCACCTCGGCGCCACCGGACACCGCACGTTCCTCAGGTTCGGCAGGAATCGCAGGAGCGACAGGTGGGCCGGACCTGGCCGGCACGCGTGGTGCACCCAGGTCGCTGGAGGGTCTGGAGGCCGAGATCTGCGACCTCGCTTCCAGGATCGCCATCGCCACGCACGAGTGGCTGCGGCTGATCGTCGCCTTCGACCGCCGCGAGGGCTGGCGCACCTCCGGGTGCAGGTCCACGGCACAGTGGCTGTCCTGGCGTTGCGGGACGAGTCTGTCCGCCGCGTACGAACACCTCCGGGTCGGACGCGCCCTGGAAGAACTCCCCAAGGTCGCCGCGGAGTTCGCCGCCGGCCGGTTGTCGTACTCGAAGGTGCGCGCGCTCACAAGGATCGCCGACGCCGACCAACGTTCGTCTCGCTCAGCCCGAAACCAGGCGCAGGAATCCGAACCTGTTCCGAACGGCGAACCCGCCGACTCGCAGAACCACGCCGGCGAAGAGAATCGTCCAGACCACTCGGGCACATACGGGAGTGAGGACACTCAGCCGGAGGACGCGCATCCAGAGGACGCGCAGCCAACGGACGCGCAGCCAACAGGCGCGCAGCCAACAGGCGCCGAAGCGGAGGAAACGGAGGCCGAGGACGCCGAGGACGAGCTGCTCAACCTCGCGTTCAGTGCCACCGCTTCCCAACTCGACCGGATCGCTCGTGGCTGCGCCGCGGCTCGCTCGAAGGAGCAGAATCTCCGGCGAGCGATGCGGCGCGGGATCAGCTGGTTCTACGACGAGGACGGCTCACTGGTCATCCGCGGAAGGCTGGCCCCCGACGAAGGCGCGACGGTCGTCGCAGCACTCGAAGCGGCACTGGACACCTTGCTGGCACGGAAACCCGAACCACCTGCGTCACCCGAACCAGCCGCGTCACCCGAACCAGCCGCGCCCTCCGCAGTACTGCCGGCCGGGGCCCGCCCCGATTCCGCGGGATCCGGCGGCGCCACCGGTCCTGCCGAGACGCGCGTGCACTCCGCGCCGGATGGCACCAGCCCGGATTCTTCCGCGGAAGAATCCGACCACCGACCACACCAGACTCCGCCGGACCCCGCGCCCCCACGCCACACACCACGCGCTGTCCCCCACCGCCACCGCGCCGCACTGGCCGCAGACGCACTCGTCCTGATGGCCGAAACCCTGCTGTCCCACACCCCGGCATTCCTCAACTCCGCCGACAAATACCGCGTCATCATCCACCTACACCCCACCCAGCCCCCAAAGCTCACCCCGGCCACCGCCCCAACCACCGGCCAAGCGACTCCGCGCCCGGCGCCACGACAGCCCGCGTCCCTCGACGACGGCGTTCCACTCGCCCCCGACACCGCGGACCGCCTCGCCTGCGAATCGACCGGGACCGCCCTCCACCTCGACCCAGACGGCCAGATCCACAGCCTGAGCGACCCCACCAGATTCCCCCGCGCCGCAACCGCACGAGCAGTCAGAATCCGCGCACACCACACCTGCCAAGCACCCGGATGCACCACCAGACACGGACTCCAGATCCACCACGCACACCACTGGTCCCACGGCGGCCCCACCACCCTGGCCAACCTCATCCTCATCTGCCGCTACCACCACTGGCTCGCCCACGAAGGCGGCCACACCTTCACCGCCCGCCCCGGCGGACACTTCAGCTTCCACCGGCCCGACGGCACCGAGATCCCCGCAACACCCCCACTGCCAGGCCTCACCGACACCACCCGCGAAGCCACCACCAACAACAACCTCGCCCGATCCGTACTCGACCACTGG
This Actinopolymorpha cephalotaxi DNA region includes the following protein-coding sequences:
- a CDS encoding cytidine deaminase — its product is MTSAELDPEDAKIITLARSTRARAGAAEGAGVRDTTGRTYTAATVDLPSLRLSALRLAVAMAVSSGADGLEAAAVVTEAVEAPAEDVAAVADLAGAGVPVMVAGPDGTVRTVAHTG
- the era gene encoding GTPase Era, with the translated sequence MGRVSEATTQFRSGFACLVGRPNTGKSTLTNALVGRKVAIASSRPQTTRHTVRGIVNRPDAQLVLVDTPGLHKPRTLLGERLNALVLSTLGEVDAVGVCLPADERIGPGDRFLVNEISKVRRRPTVAIVTKSDLVDPSRMVEHLTAVAAMTKDTGVEWDDIVPVSAQDGTRVDLLADLLVGKLPPGPPLYPEGELTDEPEEVLVAELIREAVLEGVREELPHSIAVLVEEMGLREDRPQDRPLLDIYAHLFVERPSQKAIVIGAKGRRLVEVGTTARKQIETLLGTPVYLDLRVKVAKDWQRDPKQLRRLGF
- a CDS encoding HNH endonuclease signature motif containing protein; the encoded protein is MPDQADTGDGPPLPTSTSAPPDTARSSGSAGIAGATGGPDLAGTRGAPRSLEGLEAEICDLASRIAIATHEWLRLIVAFDRREGWRTSGCRSTAQWLSWRCGTSLSAAYEHLRVGRALEELPKVAAEFAAGRLSYSKVRALTRIADADQRSSRSARNQAQESEPVPNGEPADSQNHAGEENRPDHSGTYGSEDTQPEDAHPEDAQPTDAQPTGAQPTGAEAEETEAEDAEDELLNLAFSATASQLDRIARGCAAARSKEQNLRRAMRRGISWFYDEDGSLVIRGRLAPDEGATVVAALEAALDTLLARKPEPPASPEPAASPEPAAPSAVLPAGARPDSAGSGGATGPAETRVHSAPDGTSPDSSAEESDHRPHQTPPDPAPPRHTPRAVPHRHRAALAADALVLMAETLLSHTPAFLNSADKYRVIIHLHPTQPPKLTPATAPTTGQATPRPAPRQPASLDDGVPLAPDTADRLACESTGTALHLDPDGQIHSLSDPTRFPRAATARAVRIRAHHTCQAPGCTTRHGLQIHHAHHWSHGGPTTLANLILICRYHHWLAHEGGHTFTARPGGHFSFHRPDGTEIPATPPLPGLTDTTREATTNNNLARSVLDHWANLHPTLGEDVLTPPWWSGDPLDLHYAVSVILDAHASPN
- a CDS encoding ABC transporter permease, which encodes MSRILLVGRLAVRDLRRRPGQAALLLLALAAATTTLTVGLVLQGVTDQPNQRTRAVTAGPDVVAGTAPAPGRPADLAELRRLAGEPGVVAVSGPYPYTQKTMTVGGRPVTAWLQGRDTESAPVDRPALTAGEWTHPGGAVLEAGFAKALGIRTGDRVDIGGRPFNVAGLAVTAASGQYPKVCFAPCWGGAAKPLPPTGPPNGPPTADVGPSPFTLGPAGLIWLTEADTRSLAGRDALGYVLNVKLADEEAAPAFAAAHVTGNGNFTLMTWQDVQVLNAWLTEANQFSMLLGSWLLGLIALASIVVLVGTRMADQTRRVGLLKAVGATPELVAAVLLVEHLVIALLASVTGLAAGRLLAPVLTTPSAGLLGRAAPAPFTVTTIVSVMTAALGIAAAATFVPAVRAARTSTMRALAGTVRPPRRRPRLIALSARLPVPLLLALRIAARRPRRTWLGVFAVAVTITGVTCALATRAHRFEEAAPGLDPRLAMTQGLLVITVMLAVQAVVNTICLVWATTLDTRPSAALARALGATPAQISGGLSSAQVLPALAGALLGVACGLGLAQVLDDDPLTVPPLWQLAAVLLGTGLVIAACTALPARIGAVRPPGPTLDAPRS
- a CDS encoding PadR family transcriptional regulator translates to MPEAVAASEREPSRGIQLGVVQEVLLALLAKEGSHGYQLRARLQLALGPLAEALKEGQVYVTLNRLERAGLVDVKRVGQADRPDRKVYALTPAGRDRVAEWLADTSWPKPAPAEFHLKLVAAAAAGLGDPARIVDAQRHAVLAELAVVQRAALAEPAESPAGLLLEGVVLRLQADLQWLEACARFWAAPPKGISGRGKP
- a CDS encoding ABC transporter ATP-binding protein, which translates into the protein MNAVLCARDLRMTYGRGTGLVTALSGVDLEVAQGETVAVMGPSGCGKSTLLQLMGGLQRPSGGEVWVAGRPLTGMSERKLARLRRDAIGFVFQSFHLMDELTAVENVELPALLAGRSSARARSRAQALLEQVGLAEQAGRLPADLSGGERQRVAVARALSNEPLAVLADEPTGNLDSASTADVLRLLDALRSDGQTQVIVTHDARVAAAADRLISMRDGVFVEETRLSHGSGGLLSGLAGWGSER